The Neorhodopirellula lusitana genome contains a region encoding:
- the glyA gene encoding serine hydroxymethyltransferase — protein MSIIESQDPQLYAAMQAEATRQQDGLEMIASENYTSPAIMEAAGSVLTNKYAEGYPGRRYYGGCEHVDVVEQLAIDRAKELFGAEAANVQPHSGSQANAAVYLSCLEVGDTVMGLDLAQGGHLTHGMKLNMSGRLYNFISYGVDEKEHRLDFDQIARLARENKPKLIVAGASAYPREIPHDKFKEIADEVGAKLLVDMAHYAGLVAAGIHNSPLPLADYVTTTTHKTLRGPRGGLIMCKQEHLKLVNRNVFPGTQGGPLMHVIAGKAICFAEALSDQYKVYGQAVVDNAKVLADTLMAAGLRLVSGGTDNHLMLVDVTTAGLGGKKAEAVLDACGITVNMNMIPFDQRKPMDPSGIRIGTPALTTRGMGTAEMKRIGTWIHQALTNADDAALHNSIRVEIREMCGSFAVPAATTQACEAV, from the coding sequence ATGAGCATCATTGAATCGCAAGACCCGCAACTGTACGCAGCCATGCAAGCCGAAGCGACACGGCAACAGGACGGCCTGGAAATGATTGCGAGCGAGAATTACACCAGTCCTGCGATCATGGAAGCAGCTGGCAGTGTTCTGACCAACAAGTATGCCGAGGGATATCCCGGTCGCCGGTACTACGGCGGCTGCGAGCACGTGGACGTCGTCGAACAACTGGCAATCGACCGCGCCAAGGAATTGTTCGGTGCCGAGGCAGCCAACGTTCAGCCTCACTCGGGTTCGCAGGCCAACGCGGCTGTTTACTTGAGTTGCCTGGAAGTCGGCGACACTGTCATGGGATTGGACCTGGCCCAAGGTGGGCACCTGACCCACGGCATGAAGCTGAACATGAGCGGCCGCTTGTACAACTTCATCAGCTACGGTGTCGATGAAAAAGAGCACCGTTTGGACTTTGACCAAATCGCTCGCTTGGCTCGTGAAAACAAACCTAAGCTGATCGTCGCTGGTGCCAGCGCTTACCCTCGTGAAATCCCTCACGACAAGTTCAAAGAGATCGCGGACGAAGTCGGTGCCAAGCTGCTTGTCGACATGGCTCACTATGCTGGCCTGGTCGCTGCTGGAATCCACAACAGTCCCTTGCCGCTGGCTGATTACGTCACCACGACGACTCACAAAACACTGCGTGGTCCTCGCGGCGGACTGATCATGTGCAAGCAGGAACACCTGAAGTTGGTGAACCGAAATGTGTTCCCCGGCACACAAGGTGGCCCTTTGATGCACGTCATCGCGGGCAAAGCAATCTGTTTTGCCGAAGCTCTTTCAGATCAATACAAGGTGTACGGTCAAGCGGTCGTCGACAACGCCAAAGTGCTGGCCGACACATTGATGGCGGCTGGGTTGCGATTGGTCAGCGGCGGAACCGATAACCATTTGATGCTTGTCGATGTCACTACCGCAGGCCTTGGTGGCAAGAAAGCTGAAGCGGTTTTGGATGCGTGTGGTATCACGGTCAACATGAACATGATTCCGTTCGACCAACGTAAACCAATGGACCCATCGGGCATCCGAATCGGAACGCCTGCACTGACTACCCGCGGCATGGGGACCGCCGAAATGAAACGCATTGGTACTTGGATCCACCAAGCCCTAACCAACGCGGATGACGCGGCGTTGCACAACTCAATTCGCGTTGAGATTCGTGAAATGTGCGGTTCGTTCGCCGTGCCTGCGGCAACGACCCAGGCTTGTGAGGCAGTTTAA
- a CDS encoding response regulator, producing MNRILIADDNSANRELIEAYLINIDCELETAVDGEDTLAKVKSFQPDLILLDVMMPKLSGFEVCKQLKEDSATSGIMILMVTALSELGDIERGVQAGTDDFLSKPVNRVELVKRVENMLKLKGTTDELERLRQYIQEMEEH from the coding sequence ATGAATCGAATTTTGATTGCCGATGACAACTCGGCCAACCGCGAGCTGATTGAGGCTTACCTGATCAACATTGATTGCGAGCTTGAAACCGCAGTTGATGGAGAAGACACGCTTGCCAAAGTGAAGTCGTTCCAGCCCGATCTGATTCTGCTTGACGTGATGATGCCCAAGTTAAGTGGGTTTGAAGTCTGCAAGCAACTCAAGGAGGACTCCGCGACAAGTGGTATCATGATCTTAATGGTGACCGCTTTGAGTGAACTGGGCGACATTGAACGTGGCGTGCAGGCGGGGACTGACGATTTCCTAAGCAAGCCGGTTAACCGAGTCGAGTTGGTCAAGCGTGTCGAGAACATGCTGAAGCTCAAGGGCACGACTGACGAACTGGAACGCTTGCGTCAATACATCCAAGAGATGGAAGAACACTGA
- a CDS encoding glutamate-5-semialdehyde dehydrogenase — protein MTSSTPEIANRPTGADELQASCLQVAQQSKAASRQLATLDTDIKNRWLLESADALIAATDELMVANAKDLEAAPQYGLTDASVDRLKLDAARIESIAVGLREIAALKDPIGEVLDGFTRPGGMKIEKRRVPLGVVFFIYESRPNVTADAAGICVKSGNAVILRGGKEAMHSSQAIVRVLHQVAAKVGIPEHAVQLVGTTDRAAVGHFLKMHEQIDVTIPRGGEGLIRRVANDATMPVIKHYDGNCHVYVDASADIEMAVNVIENSKCHRLGVCNACESLLIHEAILADALPSIAERLASCGIEMRVDERAAPYVTGGVPATQEDFGTEYLGPTISIAVVNSLDEAAEHINRYGSGHTDAIITSQILAAQQFTDLIDSAAVMVNASTRFNDGGMFGLGAEIGISTDKFHARGPCGLRELTSYKYIVLGNGHLRS, from the coding sequence ATGACGTCCTCAACCCCAGAAATCGCCAATCGCCCAACTGGTGCAGATGAACTGCAAGCAAGTTGTTTGCAAGTTGCCCAGCAATCCAAAGCGGCTTCGCGTCAACTCGCAACGCTGGACACTGACATCAAGAACCGGTGGTTGTTGGAATCCGCTGATGCATTGATCGCCGCGACGGACGAGTTGATGGTCGCCAATGCAAAGGACCTGGAGGCCGCTCCACAGTATGGCCTGACTGATGCGAGTGTCGATCGCTTGAAGCTCGACGCCGCGCGGATTGAGTCAATCGCCGTTGGCCTACGCGAGATCGCTGCCCTGAAGGATCCCATTGGCGAAGTGCTGGATGGGTTCACTCGCCCAGGTGGAATGAAGATCGAAAAGCGACGGGTCCCATTGGGCGTGGTTTTCTTTATCTACGAAAGTCGTCCCAACGTGACCGCTGACGCAGCCGGAATCTGCGTGAAGAGCGGCAACGCAGTCATTCTGCGTGGCGGCAAAGAGGCCATGCACAGCAGCCAAGCCATTGTCCGCGTGCTGCATCAAGTGGCGGCTAAGGTCGGGATTCCTGAACACGCAGTTCAGTTGGTCGGCACGACCGACCGGGCCGCCGTCGGGCATTTCTTGAAGATGCACGAGCAGATCGACGTCACCATCCCGCGCGGCGGTGAAGGTCTGATCCGACGTGTCGCCAACGATGCGACGATGCCGGTGATCAAACACTACGACGGAAATTGCCACGTCTACGTCGACGCCTCCGCTGACATTGAGATGGCTGTCAACGTCATCGAAAACTCCAAATGTCACCGTTTGGGGGTCTGCAATGCATGTGAATCGCTGCTCATTCACGAAGCAATCTTGGCGGACGCGTTGCCGTCGATCGCCGAGCGTCTGGCCTCGTGTGGCATTGAAATGCGGGTTGATGAGCGAGCGGCGCCCTATGTCACCGGTGGTGTCCCCGCGACGCAGGAAGATTTCGGCACGGAATATTTGGGCCCAACGATCAGTATTGCTGTGGTCAATTCGCTCGACGAGGCGGCTGAGCACATCAATCGCTATGGCTCTGGACACACCGATGCGATTATTACTTCACAGATCCTCGCGGCGCAACAATTCACCGATTTGATCGACAGTGCCGCTGTGATGGTCAACGCCAGTACTCGTTTCAACGATGGTGGGATGTTTGGGCTGGGGGCTGAAATCGGGATTTCTACGGATAAGTTTCACGCCCGAGGCCCATGCGGGTTGCGTGAATTGACGAGCTACAAGTACATCGTTCTTGGGAACGGCCATTTGCGGAGCTAG
- the fliM gene encoding flagellar motor switch protein FliM, whose protein sequence is MSDESLSQNQVENLLKAMETANLDEDGGDATNAEKADQADIDSLMADDQAADGDSPGPPQLKPRSASDKPYSPGVPAGARISAYDFKRPERVGKDQMRAMQSLHESIARNFGASISGLLRTMLEVKLLSVDQLTYSEFVFSLDNPSCFNIIKPEPLDGHWVLDIAPSLAYAIIDRMLGGEPVPGEAIRRPLTEIETRLMCRVVDLFLEQITPAWENIVELKPAIEATESNPQLAQIVPPNEVAILIGFEVLLGKNRGMMNLCIPFNTIEKYNAKLSRNGWVGYGKSNPTVNTRRKIVDSIDTAPVDVVVTLARSRVKTSDLLDLAVGDVIATEQAADHPLELAIQDIPKFHASAGAFKGKKAVQIQDTIEVKHSPVDPDELDEESDEIVSPKSAASQAKPGANAGTDTDVEEAIANAEKLLNQAKKA, encoded by the coding sequence ATGTCAGACGAATCACTCAGTCAGAACCAAGTCGAGAATTTGCTGAAGGCCATGGAAACCGCCAACCTCGATGAGGATGGCGGTGACGCTACAAATGCTGAAAAAGCGGACCAGGCGGATATTGATAGCTTGATGGCGGATGACCAGGCTGCCGATGGTGATTCGCCCGGACCGCCGCAATTGAAGCCCCGTTCGGCATCGGATAAGCCTTATTCGCCCGGCGTGCCCGCGGGGGCTCGGATCTCTGCGTATGACTTCAAACGCCCCGAGCGTGTTGGTAAGGACCAGATGCGGGCCATGCAGTCGCTGCATGAGTCGATAGCACGAAACTTCGGAGCGTCTATTTCGGGACTGCTCCGCACGATGCTGGAAGTCAAATTGTTGAGCGTCGACCAACTCACCTACAGTGAGTTTGTATTTTCGCTTGATAACCCAAGTTGCTTCAATATCATCAAGCCTGAACCGCTCGATGGGCACTGGGTGCTCGATATCGCCCCTTCGTTGGCATACGCGATTATCGATCGCATGCTGGGCGGCGAGCCTGTTCCTGGCGAAGCCATTCGGCGTCCGTTAACTGAAATCGAAACCAGGCTGATGTGCCGGGTGGTGGACCTGTTCTTGGAACAGATCACCCCGGCGTGGGAGAACATCGTCGAGCTCAAGCCGGCGATTGAGGCCACGGAAAGTAACCCGCAGTTGGCCCAAATCGTACCTCCCAACGAGGTCGCGATCCTGATTGGCTTTGAGGTTTTGTTGGGTAAGAACCGGGGCATGATGAATCTTTGCATCCCGTTCAATACAATCGAAAAGTACAACGCTAAGCTGTCTCGCAATGGTTGGGTGGGCTACGGTAAATCCAATCCGACGGTCAACACACGGCGGAAAATTGTCGATAGCATCGACACCGCGCCCGTGGATGTGGTGGTCACTTTGGCTCGCAGTCGCGTCAAGACAAGCGATCTGCTTGATCTGGCCGTCGGTGATGTCATCGCGACGGAACAAGCGGCGGACCATCCACTCGAACTGGCGATTCAGGACATTCCTAAATTCCACGCCAGTGCCGGTGCATTCAAGGGAAAGAAAGCGGTCCAGATCCAGGACACGATCGAGGTCAAGCACAGTCCCGTGGACCCCGATGAGCTTGACGAGGAATCCGACGAAATCGTTTCGCCCAAGTCCGCTGCCTCGCAAGCAAAACCAGGTGCCAATGCCGGTACAGATACCGACGTGGAAGAAGCGATCGCGAATGCCGAAAAGCTGTTGAACCAAGCCAAAAAAGCTTAA